The Lutra lutra chromosome 1, mLutLut1.2, whole genome shotgun sequence genomic sequence aatCTTTTCTTCATGGCTCTGGGAGTATAAATTTGCATCAACCTTTGACAAACCATTTGgcataattttctaaaatgggaCCTTCACCTAGACTCAGACTCAGTAGCCCTACCCTGAAGCATGTGCCCCCTCATAGGGCACCAGGAGACCCCAGCAGGAATGAGatcactgtagtttttttttttttctaaaattttatttatttatttgacagagatcacaagtaggcagagagagaggaggaagcaggctccatgccgagcagagagcctgatgcgggcctcaatcccaggaccctgggatcacgacctgcgccaaaggtagaggctttaacccactgagccacccaggtgcccctaaatcactGCAGTTTTGTCCACAGTCTCTAAGCTGGGCACAGGCCAAATGCCATAGGCTGGAAAGCAATTAGGTAAACAGGTATAGCCATACAGGGAACTCCCAGCAAGCAAAATGAATAATCTGTGACTTTTGGGTCTTAACTTCAAGAGTACTttctcccaggggcgcctgggtggctcagtgggttaaagcctctgctttcagctcgggtcatggtctcagggtcctgggatcgagccccgcatcgggctctctgctcagcagggagcctgcttccttctctctctctctctctgcctgcctctctgcctacttgtgatctctgtcaaataaataaataaaatattaaaaaaaaaaaaagagtactttcTCCCAGACTTCCCCTTGTGACCTCTTTCTTGGCTGAGGTCTCCTATACTTCTCTTTCTCACTACTGCATGGGGGTTCATCTCTCTCCGCAGGGCCCAGCATGGGCCTGGCACAGGGAATGAAGGTAGGTGCCCATGTGCTTCATGCTGAGCACGCCCAGGTGCCTCCAGCGCATCCAGAGGGGCCACACAGAGAGAAAGTAATGCTCTTTGTGATGGGAGCCAGATTCTTCTGTTGCTGCCTTGAACCAAGGAGGTTTGGTGAGGAGAAGTGCAGCATCAAGTTAGGGGGCCCTCTGTGGCTGCCTAATAGCTTCCAGGCCAGCTGAGTGATCTTAACAAACTCCCTACCTCTCGGGGTGTCTCCGCTCCTTTAAACTGGGGACATTAGCCCTAACCTCCCAATTGTGGGAGCCTGATGAGTCAGCTTCGCAAGTTGAGAACTTACGACCCTGAGGAAATAAGTCAGACtccaaagacaaatactgtatgatttcacctAAATGAGGAATCTAGAATGGctaaattcatagagacagaaggagaatAGAATTGAGGTTACCAGGAGCTAGtgtgaggagaaaaggaggagttAATGGTTAGAGAGTTTCGGTCGGTGATTTGTTTTCTTGCTACATAAACTTCCCccagccatttattttttttttaaggttttatttatttatttgacagagatacagggagagagggaacacaaccagggggagcggcagagggagaagcaggcttcctgctgagcagggagcccaacgtgggcctcaatcccaggaccttgaaatcatgacctgagctgaaggcagaagcctaacaactgagacacctagCAAATTgagctggggtgtctgggtggctcagttaattaagcatccaactattaatctcagctcaggtcttgatatcagggttgtgagttcgggcccagcatggagcctgcttaaaaaaaaaaaatttttttttttaattccaggataGTTACATACAgggttatattaatttcaggtatacagtatagtcattcaacatttccatacattactcagggctcattGCAATAAGGGTAatcttgatccccttcacctacttctcccacctcccctctgcctggggtGATTCTAAAGTTTTAGaaatagatagtggtgatggttacaaAATAGTAACAAAACAACTATGCTAGACCTAAATGCAAAGACATGGAAGGAGCAATTGTAATCAACTATTTCAGAACTCTGCTACCAGATCAGACAACTGGGAAAGTACTTGGTAGAGGAAAAGCGGGGCTTGACCCAGCCACTGTCCCTCATTCCTCATGGTGGTGTGGATAGCAGCTCCAGTTGCAAAAGTAGCTGACCGGTGCTGGAGCAGGCAGTGGGTCTGAGTTCGTCCCCAGGTAGCTGGTCTCAGAATTCAGTTGAATTACAGGAATCGCAGTTGGCattggagaattgcttggtggtatGGAATAAAACACACACGTAGGAATTAGTGTCAGAATTCtaaaaaatgatagagaaaatcaacaaaaccaagagctgcTTCTCTGAAAGGTCAACAAAATCGGCAAACTTTTAAACAAATTgattaagagaaaaaagacaaattatcaaAGTCAAATGAAAATGGGGATGCTGTAATCAATTCTACAGAAATggaaaggattataagagaatattgtgaACAACTGTACACCAACAAACTGGATAGCttaactgaaatggacaaatttgtAGACACACAGAAACTGACAAAACTGACTcgagaagagagagaatgtgaattGACCTGCAACTAGTCAGGGGATTGAACCAGTATTCAAAAAACTCCCAAGATGGGGCATCTggctgctcagtcagttaagtgtctgattcttggttttggctcaggttatgatcccatgggtcatgggatggagccctgtgttggtggggggtgggtgtccgcactcagcggggagtctgcttggagaatctctccctctgcccctctcccaatccacacgtgcacacactctttctttcaataaatcttttaaaaaaacaaaaactcccaagaaagaaaagcccagaacaAGATAGCTTCACTGGCAATtctattgaaaaattttttttaaaaggattaacaCCAAAAAGACACTGTCCACATAGTAAAAATGCAAcccaaagaaaggagaaagtatttttgaatcatatatctgataagggataatatcccaaatatatagagaacttctaaaagtcaaaaacaaaaatcaaatttgaaaatgGGCAAGAGGCGATGGGATACCAccttgcacctgtcagaatggctaaaattaacaacacaggaaacaacaaatgttggtgaggatgcagagaaaggggaaccctcttgcaatGTAGGTGGGAATGCCAAATTAtgctgccactctggaaaacagtatggacgttcctcaaggggtgcctaggtggctcagttcagcatctgccttgggctcaggtcatgatcccagggttctgtgatcgagccctgtgtcaggctccttattctgtgggaagcctacttctccctctcccactccccctgcttgtgttccctctctgactgtctctctctcaaataaataaaatcttttttaaaaatggaggttcctcagaaagttgaaaatataagtaccctgtgacccagcaggtgcactactagggatttacccaaaggatacaaaactaCAGATTTGAAGGCATACATGCACCctttgttcatagcagcattatcaacaatagccaaactatggaaagaacccaatgtCCATcgaccgatgaatggataaagatgtagtataatggaatattccacacaatggaatattactcagccatcaaaaggaatgaaatcttgccatttgcaaggacacgGAAGGAGCTAcggtgtattatgctaaatgaaaaaagtcagagaaagacaaatagcatacgatttcactcatacatggaatttaagaaataaaacaagaacataaggcagagagcgggggaaataaaccataagagactttttttaaaaaaaagtttatttatttattagagagagagcatgagcagtggcaggggaggggaggagggtacaggagggtgagcagggagcctgacaaggggcccaattctagaaccctgagatcatgacccgagccaaaggcaaatgcttaaccaactgagccacccaggtgctccaccaTGATACTCttagagaacagactgagggttgacggagtgagggaggtgaggggatgggctAGAAGGGTGACAGGTATTAtagagagcacttgtgatgaccCCTGGGTGTTGcacgtaagtgatgaatcactgaattttcctgaaaccaatattgtgctgtatgttaactaacaagaatttaaataaaaatttgagggaaaagggcgcctgggtggctcagtgagttaagcctctgccttcagctcgggtcatgatctcagggtcctgggatcgagtcccgcatcaggatctctgctcagcagggagcctgcttcctcctctctctgtctgtaatctctttctgtgtgtcaaataaataaataaaatctttaaaaattttttgaagaaaaaacagacaaaagactgcaatagacatttctccaaagacgcTGAGGGACCAATAAGCACGTGAAAGATATTCAATATCACTAAACATTAGGGAAGTATGAATTAAAActaccatgagataccacctcacacccattggGATGGCTAgtatctaaaaaacagaaaacaagtgttAGGAAGAATTTGGacaaattggaacccttgtgcactgttggtgagaacgtcaaatggtacagccactctgcaaaacagtatggcagctcctcaaaaaactaaaatagaattgccatatccaggggcgcctgggtggctcagtgggttaagccgctgccttcggctcaggtcatgatcccaggtcctgggttcgagccccgcatcgggctttctgctcagcagggagcctgcttcctcctctctctctgcctgcctctctgcctacttgtgatttctctctgtcaaataaataaataaaatcttaaaaaaaaaaaaaaaaaaaaagaattgccataTCCATATTACCATATCCAATTACCATATCCAGCAATTCCCCCTCTGCGTATTTACTCAAAAGAACTGGAAGCAGGATCCCAAAGAGAGATTTGTACCACCATGTTCATAAcaccattattcacaatagctaaagaATGGAAGCCCCCCAAGTATCCATCCCCCagtgaatgaataagcaaaatgtcGTACATACATCTAAGGACTATGATGTGCctttaaaagggaaggaaattctgtaaTCTAttacaatatggatggaccttgaagatatttgctaagtggaataagccagCCAGAAAAAGACAGTCTGGCCCTGATTTCTGTACCCAGTACATATGACACTCCCAGTAAATAGAAACAAGTCAAATGTCCATCCACAGGTGACTGGATAAACAAATCATGATATAGTCCTATGATGggatatttttcagccataagaaggaacgaagtactgatacatgctataattTGGATGACCCTCAAAAACATGCTGAGTGAGAGCAGATATCAAAGGTCACATTTTGTATGATTCCTTTTACAGAAACATCCAGACTATGTAAATCCCTGGAGGCAGAAAGAATCTAAGTATTTGCGGGGGGATCGGGGTAGGGAATGAACAGTCACTAATGCGGTGGGGGTTGTTCGCAGgttatgaaaaattttgaaactaCAGAGAGTTGATAGCTGCATAACtttaacactttaaaatggttattttaatgttatatgaattttacctcaattaaaaaaaaggggggacctgggtggctcagtcattgagcgtctgcctttggctcaggtcatgatcccaggatcctgggatcgagctctgcttcagggtccctgctcagtgagcttgtttctccctctccctctgcctgctgctccccctgctgttctctctctctctctctctttctctctgttaagtaaataaatgaaatctttaaaaaaaaaaaaaaagaatccatgacCACATCTGGTCTAGCTGTtgtggagttcttttttttttttttttaagattttatttgtttatttgacagagaggtcacaagtaggcagagaggcaggcagagaggcaggcagagggagagagagaggaggaagcaggctccccgtcgatcagagagcctgatgcaggactcgattccaggaccctgagatcatgacctgagcagaaggcagaggcttaacccactaacccacccagccgcccctgttGTGGAGTTTTGTGGAGACCTGTGGTCCACCCTCCAGAGAACTGGCCCCAAATTCCTAAGGAGGCAGAAGGACACATCTCTGGGGGATGGGTACACAGGACCTCTACTGTTTTTGCAACGTCCTTTGagtctgtaattatttcaaaataaaagttgaaaggAAAAGTAAGGACACACGTGACCACAGCTGCTCCATGGGTGCCACTCTGAGGTCTGGCGCTCAGAGACTGACCATTCTCTTTGAGTCCCAGGACTCATTCCCTGACTGGTCACCTAGAACTGCCATCTGTTCTGAGCTGGCAGCTGTGGGCAAGGGGGAATCCTTATCCTCAGGAGTGGGCCCAGGGCCAAGTAGGTATTCCCAAAGATGTCAGGCTTCACCTGGATCTGTGCTTTGGGCTCCGGGGATGGGGCAACGTAAGCCTCACAAGTTCTCACAGCCTCTGGAATGGGACCAACTCTGTCCTGTGTTAGGGACTAGGTGAGTCCTCAGGACACGGGGGCTCCTGCCAGCACTCTGTGGGCAGGAAGCCCGTTCAGGCATCGACACTGAGGGGAATGGGGCCCAAGGTTTGGGACATTTAGGGACCTACAGGACACCATGGCCTCCAGCCCACCTGCTCCTGtcctccatgtcctccatggCTCCTGTCCTCAAGACAGATACCTGCTGgagcacctgggggactcagctggttgagcacccaactcccagtttcagctcaggtcatgatctcatgggtcctgggaggGAACCCTGCgtccttgggctccatgctcagctggaagtctgcttaaagattctctccctctggtccaCCCCCAACTCACATgcacctgctctttctctttcaaataaataaatcttaaaaaaagaaaaagaggggcgcctgtgtggctcagtgggttaagccgctgccttcggctcaggtcatgatctcagggtcctggggtcaagtcccgcatcgggctctctgctcagcagggagcctgcttctctctctctctctctctctctctctctctgcctgcaaaaGATTACTCTCTTTCCCGCTCCATCTGCACAACTCCCCAAGCCCCCacaccagctcatgctctctctctccaataaataaataaaaaagaaaaaaaaaaagaaaaagataggggcgcctgggtggctcagtgggttaaagcctctgccttcagctcaggtcatgatcccagggtcctgggatcgagctccgcatcgggctctctgctctgcagggagcctgcttcctcccccctctctctctgcctgcctctctgcctacttgtgatctctctctctctgtcaaataaataaaatctttaaaaaaaaaaaaaaagaaaagaaaaagatacctgCTTGCCTAGAGGCCAAATATCCTAGAGTTCCATCCCACTTTGCCTGTGCCCTCCAGCTGCCAGATCTCTCTGGAGGCAGGACCAGGAGCTGGCTCAGTCTAGTttcactttccctttctctgaaatgacagaaaagccaggaagaaagctGTGAGCAGTAGCGTCCTTCACTCCTGGAAACTTAGTGCATCTTTGCACTGGGTGCTATGGGCTGCTGGTCTCCGTGGGCACAGCCTCCCACACAGCGACCCTATCTATAGGAGCTGCAGCCTGCCGTCTTGCCTCCTGCCTGAGGATGGGTGTCCTGGAGACCGCCAAGCTGGTGGATGAGCAGCTGTACTCACGGCAGCTGTGAGGCCCgaggtggggaagggagtggggtggcCTCCTGACTTCTGGCCTCCCACTGCCTACCTTCTCATTGCCCCTCCACAGGTATGTGCTGGACTTGCCAGCCATGCAGAGGATTCAGGGAGCCAAGGTCCTGCTATCGGGCCTTCAGGGTCTGGGGGCCGAGGTGGCCAAAAACTTGGTCCTGATGGGTGTGGGCAGCCTCACACTGCATGATCCCCACCCCACCTGTTGGTCTGACCTGGCTGCCCAGGTAAGGGGCATGGGAGGGGTACTATGGGTTCccaggccagggtgggggtggggcccaagaGAAATCCCCTTGCCCGAGGCACACTGGGTCTCGCCCTAGTTTTTCCTCTCCGAGAAGGACTTGAAAAAGAGTAGGGCTGAGGCATCTCAGGAACCTGTGGCTAAGCTCAACAGCGCCGTCCaagtgtgtgtacacacaggcGACATCACCGAGGAGCTGCTGTTGGACTTCCAGgtaccctccctgccccactctccAGGTGAGCCGggtctcttcctctggccctgtGCTGAGCAGCGGGTCTGACCCTGCTGATCATGGGTTCCACCCAGATGGTGGTGCTGACTGCCTCGAAGCTGGAGGAGCAGCTGGAGGTGGGCGCTTTATGCCACAAGCTCAAAATCTGCTTTCTGGTGGCCGATACTCGGGGCCTTGTAGGGTGAGTGAGACTCCCGGCCTGACCTGCCACAGCACAGGTGGCAACTGGCCTGGTCCTGTTCCTGGGGCTGGCCAGATCCCCAGGCTTGCTCCtgtgcccctctgcccccagccccaggcctgtcCTAGCATCCCCTCCTGATTGCAGCCCCCAGTCccaccctctgcttcctccacccCAGTCTCCACACCTGCTCCAGTAATTCCCTCAAGTTCCAGCTTCCAAGCCTCTCCCAGCATCCCTTTCCCAGGGCTGGCCTTCTGGGCTGTGCCTAGTGTCTCCCACCCTTAGCAGCAAGCATGGTGAGTAACCGCTGGGCTGGCTCAGTGACCCCTACCACCCCACTACAGGCAGCTGTTCTGTGACTTCGGTGAGGACTTCACCGTGCAGGACCCTACAGAGGCAGAGCCTCTGACAGCTGCCATCCAGCACATCTCCCAGGTGGGTGCTGAAGTGTGGGTGCTCAGCTGCTGACCAAGTGGGGGCACCCCTGAGCCAAGCCACCTCTTCTCTAGGGCTCCCCTGGAATTCTCACCCTGAGAAAAGAGGCCGATGTCCACTACTTCCGTGATGGGGATCTGGTGACTTTCTCAGGCATTGAGGGCATGGTTGAGCTCAACGGCTGTGATCCCCGGCCTATCCACGTACAGGGTAAGCCAACCCACTCAGTCCTCAAGCCCCCACCCCGGGGCGTACACGCAGCCTGGTCCTTGGGGATAGgttctccctccaccttcctcaGTGTGGAGCAAGGTCAAGGACAGAGGCACAAGACAGGATAGGGTATGAAGAACAACTCAGGTTCAGAGGTCATACTGACGAGGCTGGATCTCCCCCAGAGGATGGAACCTTGGAGATTGGGAACACAGCAATTTTCTCCCCTTACTTGTGTGGTGGGGCCGTCACTAAGGTCAAGAGATCCAAGACTGTGAGCCATGTGAGTGCAAATGCATCTGAGATGGGGGAGCTTGGGAGCCTCAAGGGCCCCGCAGTGTTCTGAACCTGACCCTGAGCTGAGTACCTGTTACAGAAGCCCCTGGATGTAGCCCTCCTCCAGCCCCGTGTGGTGGCGCAGGGTTCGGAGGAAGCTCACCGTGCCCGCTGCCTACATCAGGCCTTCCGTGCACTGCACGAGTTCCAGAGCCTCAATGGCCGCCTGCCCCAGCCGTGGGATCCTGTGAGTGGCCCCGTTGCTTCTCCCCCGAGCCTATCTTATTGGGGTCTCACCTACCAGAAAGCAACAGTGATTATCTCACAGACCCGAGTTATAAACCCAGAGGCAGCTTCCCACTTACATAAAGGAAGTGATAGCACTGTCTTTGGACCAGAGACCGGGTCCCTGAAAGTACTAGGCACAAGGCCTGGGGACCCTGGCCGCCTCCTCCCCGCTCAGCTCTGGGCTGAAATGTCTAGCCACGTTGGCGAAGTCTCTGCAGGTACTGTCTAGGCATCCTCTGGTGGGCCACACAGTCTGACAGCTGGTTTGGGCCTTCACGTTTAGGCACTGCTCCCTCTTCTACGGAATCGGGGGATGGGCTCATGAAGGGTTTGAGTCGGGGAGAGAGCCCAGGCCAGGGCTGCCATGCCCACAGAGTCCTCCTCCACAGGCTGATGCAGAGAAGGTGGTGGGCCTGGCCCGGTCCCTGGAACCACTgaaggggacagaaggagagccGCTGGAAGAGCTGCTGGATGAGGATCTAGTGCAGACAGTCGCCCTGAGTAGTGCTGGTGGCTTGAGCCCCATGGCAGCCATGCTGGGTGGGGTGGCTGCCCAGGAAGTGCTGAAGGTGGGCAGAGGCACAGGCAGGATGAGACTGGGAAGGGTGTGGAGATCTGTGTGGGTGCCGGAGGGTGCCAGCACCAGACAGCGGCCCTGGCGACTTCACTGGTCTGGTGAAGCCCAGCCAGGATCGAAGGTGGCTTGGAGCTGGCAGGAGTCCCTACCCTGAAATTCTGGCCTCTAGGCAGTCTCCAGGAAGTTCATGCCCCTGGACCAGTGGCTTTACTTTGATGCCCTCGATTGCCTTCCAGAAGATGGGGAGCCCCTTCCCACACCAGAGGACTGTGTGCCGGTAAGAACCTAGGGTAGGGCTGCAAGCGTTCTCCAAACTTCAgaccagggaaggagaaggaacaaCAGTCCAGAAATCCTGACCTGGAAAAGTCGGCGTGAGAGGGAGGCACAGCACAGCCATCACTGAGCCCTGTCTGTGTCTCCTAGAGACGTTGCCGCTATGATGGGCAAATCGCAGTGTTTGGGGCTGGTTTtcaggagaagctgagcaggCAGCACTACCTGCTGGTGAGCTTTGTGGCCCAGCTGGGAGAGGTCTGTGGgagggccaggccaggccctccCGCTAAGGCTGCTCCTGCTGGCAGGTGGGTGCTGGAGCTATTGGCTGTGAGCTGCTCAAAGGTTTTGCCCTAATGGGCCTGGGGGCCGGGGACAGCGGGGGCGTGACCGTTGCCGACATGGACCACATAGAGCGCTCCAATCTCAGCCGTCAGTTCCTCTTCAGGACACAGGACATTGGTGTGAGTGCTGGGCCCTATGCACGTCTTGCATCCCAGACTGTCCACGGTGTGCCCCCCtcaacacccacccacccacacccaaCATCTTCCTGTTCTCTTCTCAGAGGCCCAAGGCAGAGGTAGCCGCAGAGGCCACTCGTCGCCTGAACTCACACTTGCAGGTGACCCCACTCACCCACCCGCTGGATCCTACAACAGAGCACATCTATGAGGACAATTTCTTCTCCCATGTGGATGGCGTGGCTGCTGCCCTGGACAGTTTCCAGGCCCGTGAGTGGAAACTTGACACTCAGCCCCTTATTCAAGGCTGTGCCAGCCCCACTCCTGACCCTCTGCCCCCTTGCTAGGCCACTATGTGGCTGCTCGCTGCACCCACTATCTGAAGCCACTGCTGGAGGCGGGGACACAGGGCACCTCAGGCCATGCTTACGTGTTCGTGCCACATGTGACTGATGTCTACAGAGCGCCCCCCTCGGGTTTAGCTGCTGAAGGGGCTACCTACCCTGTCTGCACCCTGCGGCACTTCCCCAGCTCAGTCGAGCACACCTTGCAGGTAGGAAGCACCCTGACCCCACCCAGCTCCGCCCCTAGCTGCAGACCTGCTCCCCGCCTGACACCTTATGGTGACTCTCTGCCCCACAGTGGGCCCGGGATGAGTTTGAGGGGCTCTTCCGTCTGTCTGCTGAGACCATCAACCGCCACCAAGAGTAAGGCCACCAAGAGGGCGTGGATGGGAGTCCAGAGACCCTAGGGTCAGAGTCTTCAGGGCTTAGCCTCAAACCTCTTCTCTCTGCAGGGCACTCACTTCTCTGGCAGAAACAGATGGGCCGCAGGTGCTGACCCTGCTGGAGGAGGTGCTGGGTGTCCTGAGACAGCGTCCACAGACCTGGCAAGACTGTGTGGTGTGGGCCCTGGGCCACTGGCAACGACGCTTCCATTATGGCATCAGGCAGCTGCTGAGCCATTTCCCACCTGATAAAGTGGGTGTCTAGGGATCAGGAGGCGGAGGGTTTGGGGGAACCAGACTGAGCCCAaccacctcccttcccctaggTGCTAGAGGATGGAACTCTTTTCTGGTCGGGTCGCAAACAGTGTCCCAAGCCCTTGGAGTTTGATGCCAGCCAAGTGAGTGGGGTCCCTTGGGAACCCCAAGGTGGGGATGTGACCCCTCAGAGCCGAGGTAGGCACCTCTGTATTCTGCAGAGGGGCACAGGTGCTGAAGATGCCATGCCACATTTGTGCATCTGTGGGTGTCCATGTGTAGGACCGAGGCAGGCACTCCAGTGACTCCACAAATGGccggtgccccccaccccacgcacCTGAGCATGCTCACTCACACCCACGCATCTGCACGTGCTCTTGGTCTGACTGCAGGACACACACCTCCTCTATGTGCTGGCAGCTGCTAACCTGTATGCCCAGATGCATGGGCTCCCTGGCTCCCGGGACCAGACGGCACTCAGGGAACTACTGGAGTCACTGCCGCTGCCTGTGCCCCAGGCCTTGGCCCCCATCTCTCCTAGTGACCTGGAACTAGCTGGGGCTTCTGCTGAGTTTGGTGAGGTCCCTGGGTCTGGCCCCCTGTGCTGCCTTCCAAAGGCCTGGCCCTGTCCTGAGCCTAAGCTACAGAAGGAAGACGGGGCCTGGGGGCCCTGCTGCCAATTCACTCTCTCTCAGGCCCTTTGACCTTGCTTCTTTCAAGGTTTGGGCTCCTCCTCTAGCCCCTCAGTaggccctctccctgctgcccacaccccccacacccctgttCCCATGGCAGATTTTCAGCAAAAAAGACTCCAGAAACCACTGGGCCCTGGAGAGTCCGCAGCTATGGTCCCCAGGTGAGGCCAGAATTCCGTAGGTGCGCGCACAGGCGCAAGGCTCAGGCTGCTGGACAGACTGCAGTGCCCATCAGGGGATCTCTCTGAACATAGTTGGTTTAGGCTTAGGGAAGAGTAAGACTAGGCACCAGGCACCAGGCTCCAGGGAGAGGGCGGGAGGTGGGTGCTGAGAACTGCCTGTCACCCCCTTCCTCTGCCAGGCCCTGAGCAGCTGAAGAAGCTGCACCAAGTGCTGAAGGTCTGGAACAGGAGCCCTCCCCTGGAGCCCCTGAAGTTCGAGAAGGTGGGAGCccaagcaggggtgaggggcaagCTGGGGAGGTTGTTGGGGAAGGTCAAGAGCTAAGAAGGTGGCTTTGGAGTTCCCTTGGCCTGAATTCTCCTCCTGGCAGGACCCCCAAAGCAGATCACCTTCCCTGAGCCTCTGATTCCTTATCTGATAAGGGAGGCAGTTGTCagcatgccccctcccccccagaacTGTGGGAAGACCTGTGCGGGGACACGCAGTCAGCCATGGTGAGGGAATCTGAGGCCATGTTAACTCTGTCGGGACTTGGGCCTCACAGGACAATGATAGCAACTTCCATGTGGATTTTGTGGCAGCGGCAGCAAGCCTGCGAGCTCAGAACTATGGGATCCCCCCTGCCAACCGCTCACAGGTAACTCTGCCCCTTGGGGCTcaggcctggaggtgggggtCAAACCCTAGCCCTACAC encodes the following:
- the UBA7 gene encoding ubiquitin-like modifier-activating enzyme 7, which gives rise to MGVLETAKLVDEQLYSRQLYVLDLPAMQRIQGAKVLLSGLQGLGAEVAKNLVLMGVGSLTLHDPHPTCWSDLAAQFFLSEKDLKKSRAEASQEPVAKLNSAVQVCVHTGDITEELLLDFQMVVLTASKLEEQLEVGALCHKLKICFLVADTRGLVGQLFCDFGEDFTVQDPTEAEPLTAAIQHISQGSPGILTLRKEADVHYFRDGDLVTFSGIEGMVELNGCDPRPIHVQEDGTLEIGNTAIFSPYLCGGAVTKVKRSKTVSHKPLDVALLQPRVVAQGSEEAHRARCLHQAFRALHEFQSLNGRLPQPWDPADAEKVVGLARSLEPLKGTEGEPLEELLDEDLVQTVALSSAGGLSPMAAMLGGVAAQEVLKAVSRKFMPLDQWLYFDALDCLPEDGEPLPTPEDCVPRRCRYDGQIAVFGAGFQEKLSRQHYLLVGAGAIGCELLKGFALMGLGAGDSGGVTVADMDHIERSNLSRQFLFRTQDIGRPKAEVAAEATRRLNSHLQVTPLTHPLDPTTEHIYEDNFFSHVDGVAAALDSFQARHYVAARCTHYLKPLLEAGTQGTSGHAYVFVPHVTDVYRAPPSGLAAEGATYPVCTLRHFPSSVEHTLQWARDEFEGLFRLSAETINRHQEALTSLAETDGPQVLTLLEEVLGVLRQRPQTWQDCVVWALGHWQRRFHYGIRQLLSHFPPDKVLEDGTLFWSGRKQCPKPLEFDASQDTHLLYVLAAANLYAQMHGLPGSRDQTALRELLESLPLPVPQALAPISPSDLELAGASAEFGPEQLKKLHQVLKVWNRSPPLEPLKFEKDNDSNFHVDFVAAAASLRAQNYGIPPANRSQSKQIVGQIIPAIATTTAAVAGLVGLELYKVVGGPRPLRAFRHSYLHLAENRFERWEPCAPTVQKLHPLTWTWTCWNRLLVPAGQPEKTLELLLAYLEEQFGLRVKMLLFGKALLYSARWSPEKQAQRLALRVTELVCQVTGRKPQPGQRVLVLELSCEGEEEDTTFPPLHYQLAV